The Astyanax mexicanus isolate ESR-SI-001 chromosome 7, AstMex3_surface, whole genome shotgun sequence genome has a window encoding:
- the LOC103037654 gene encoding probable N-acetyltransferase CML1 has translation MAEVQIRCYEDGDEKDVKEIFALGLHGLLRSSCLHVLKQLHIQVLLVCVFCALLASTKSLLLPILAVTLLLAAGRQEICHMIDSYIEKSMSDDLRNIRQTYLEQPNSCLWVAEFQEQVVGMVACCPSERNKAWLELKRMSVRHSHRGQGIAKALCRAVEEFARKQSFPAVVLYTTVVQTDAQKLYECMGYKRDSGHVSSVVSSWITKFTVFEYMLDLQHPEN, from the coding sequence GCTCTTGGTCTGCATGGACTGTTGAGGTCCTCCTGCCTACATGTGCTGAAGCAGCTGCACATTCAGGTGctcctggtgtgtgtgttttgtgctctGCTGGCCAGCACCAAGTCCCTTCTTCTGCCCATACTGGCAGTTACTCTCCTTCTGGCTGCAGGACGACAGGAAATTTGCCACATGATCGACAGCTACATTGAGAAGAGCATGAGTGATGACCTCAGAAACATCCGTCAGACCTACCTGGAACAGCCCAACTCCTGCCTTTGGGTAGCTGAGTTCCAGGAACAGGTGGTGGGCATGGTGGCATGCTGTCCTTCGGAGAGAAATAAGGCGTGGCTGGAGCTCAAGCGTATGTCTGTGAGGCACTCACACAGGGGCCAGGGCATCGCCAAAGCACTGTGCCGAGCTGTGGAGGAATTTGCCCGAAAACAGAGCTTTCCTGCTGTGGTGCTCTACACAACAGTTGTACAGACGGATGCTCAGAAGCTGTATGAGTGCATGGGTTACAAAAGAGACAGCGGGCATGTATCATCAGTGGTGTCCTCTTGGATCACCAAATTCACAGTGTTTGAGTACATGCTTGACTTGCAGCATCCAGAAAACTaa